In Syntrophorhabdus sp., the sequence CGCACCCACATGACCGTGGAGTCCATGGAACTCATGGCTTCAATCTTCTCCTTCTTCAATGTGAGTCCGGACATCTCCATCGAGTGCTTCGCCAGAAACCTCCATAACCAGGGCACAATGGCCGTCATCCACCGGCAGGACAAGATCTGACGTTCCGAGACGGTGAAGTTCTTCTTGAATCCTCACGCCGCCGATGGTATCAATAATTGCCACACCAATAACGATACAAGACGCAAGGGGCGAGATGGACAGATTCCGGTTGGCCGGCATTTACAGTGTACTGTCGAAAAACCTTGCCGACCGGGAAGACCTCTATCTCGTTGGCTCCGTTGAGGAGCAGCGTCTCTTCCTCTGCGAGGCGGATCGCGTCATCGAAACCTATCCTGCCTCGACTTCGCGCCTCGGCGTCGGCATACGCGAGGATTCCCTTAAGACACCTCCCGGGCTTCACCGCGTCTGCGAGAAGATCGGGTCCGGCGCACCCCCGGGGCGCATCTTCAGGGACCGCAGGGATACAGGAACCGACTGGGACGGGGTTTCAAGAGAGGACAACCTCATCCTGACCCGCATCCTCCGTCTTGAGGGCCTTGAAGAGGGGATCAACAGGGGCCCCGGCGTGGACTCCCGTGAGCGGTGCATCTACATCCACGGGACCAACCGCGAAGACCTTGTCGGCACCCCTTTCACCCACGGATGCCTGACCCTTCGCAATACCGATATGACAGATCTTTTCGAGAGGGTCCCCGAGGGTACCCTTCTCTACATCGACCCTCCCGCCCTGATCGTCGCCGGGAAGCCCTGCCGGAACATTCACTTTACCGGTATCTTCGGCACCGGGATGAGTGCCCTTGCCCAGTACCTGCGCTTCGAAGGGATAGGCGTTTCCGGCTCGGACCGCCTGCTGGAAAGCGAAGATACGGCTCCCATGCGCCGGTCCCTCGAGGGACTCGGATGCGTGATCGCGAGCCAGGACGGCACGGGGGTGACGGATGATACCGATGTGCTCTGCGTATCCACGGCCATCGAGGAAACAAACCCCGATATTGCCGCCGCGCGGGCAAGGGGCGTCCCCGTCATACATCGCTCCGATCTCCTCGCGTCGATCATAGCGTCGAGAAGGACCGTAGCCGTTGCCGGCACGAGCGGCAAATCGACGGTGACGGCAATGATATTCGAATTCCTCTCTGCATGCGGGAAGTCGCCGTCGCTCGTAAGCGGCGCACCTCTCGTCAGGCTCGAAGCCCAGGGCCTCATCGGCAACGCTTACTCCGGCGGCTCGGACCTCCTTGTCGTGGAAGCGGACGAGAGCGACGGCACGCTCGTCAAGTACTCACCTGCCATCGCCGTGGTGCTCAACATTTCCAAAGACCATAAGGACATCGACGAGATACGGGGGCTCTTCGCGACACTCATATCGCGGTCAGCCTGGACCGCGACCAATGCCGACGACCCTCTGCTCGTTACCCTTCCGGCGACGCTGAGATTCGGATGTGACAACACCGCCTCGTGGCATCCCGACGGGGAAGAACTCCAGGGAACGTCCGTCAGGCTCACGCGCGGGGACATCGACTACCACCTCCCCCTTCCGGGAGACCACAACCTCGAGAACCTCCGCGCGGCACTGTGCGTCTGCGAACATATCGGCTGCGATGCAGAGACTCTCGCCGGTGCCGTCAGGGGATTTCGCGGGGTTGCCCGCCGTTTCTCCATAACACAAACGCGGCAGGGCATCACCGTCGTCGACGATTTCGCCCACAACCCGGCCAAGATATCCGCCGCCGTCACCGCCGCCCGGGGCCTCGCCGGCCGCATCATCGCCGTCTACCAGCCCCACGGGTTCGGACCGACGCGCTTCCTCAGGAACGAGTATATCGCCGCCTTCCGCTCCCTCTTCCGTGAGAGTGACAGCCTCTATCTTCTTCCCATCTATTACGCCGGCGGCACCGCCCAGAAGGACATCTCCTCGCAGGACATCATCGACGGACTCAGCCCCGTCCCCTTCCACTCCGAGGCAGTTCAAGACCGCAAACAATTGCTCGAAAGACTCTCCGCCGACGCGAAGCAAGGCGACTGCATCATGGTAATGGGCGCCCGGGACCCCTCACTGCCGGCACTTGTCAGAAAGATAATAGAAATGTTTGAAGGACCATTTTAAGTGCTAACAAGACGGTTTTAAGTTTTAGGTTTTAAGTTTTAAGTGGAAGACCAAGGCGAACAGAGTGGTGGTTGGGTGCCCACCTATTTGCCGGAAGAGGACCTGGCTTTTCCGGTCTTTTACCTAAAACTTAAAACCTAACACCTAAAACGGTTTTTCTTAACTTAAAACTTAAAACCTAAAACTTAAAACTGTTTTTATTGCGTATACTCCTTGAGAAATTCCGCCATTCGTTCCGCCACGCTCCTTATCTCTTCGACGGAAGGGAGGAAGACGACGCGGAAGTGGTCGGGGGCGGGCCAGTTGAAACCCGTGCCCTGCACCATGAGGACCTTTTTCTCCGTCAGGAAATCGAGGAGGAATTTCTGGTCGTCCTTTATGTTGTATTTCTTGACGTCGATCTTCGGGAAGAGGTACAGGGCGCCCAT encodes:
- a CDS encoding L,D-transpeptidase family protein yields the protein MDRFRLAGIYSVLSKNLADREDLYLVGSVEEQRLFLCEADRVIETYPASTSRLGVGIREDSLKTPPGLHRVCEKIGSGAPPGRIFRDRRDTGTDWDGVSREDNLILTRILRLEGLEEGINRGPGVDSRERCIYIHGTNREDLVGTPFTHGCLTLRNTDMTDLFERVPEGTLLYIDPPALIVAGKPCRNIHFTGIFGTGMSALAQYLRFEGIGVSGSDRLLESEDTAPMRRSLEGLGCVIASQDGTGVTDDTDVLCVSTAIEETNPDIAAARARGVPVIHRSDLLASIIASRRTVAVAGTSGKSTVTAMIFEFLSACGKSPSLVSGAPLVRLEAQGLIGNAYSGGSDLLVVEADESDGTLVKYSPAIAVVLNISKDHKDIDEIRGLFATLISRSAWTATNADDPLLVTLPATLRFGCDNTASWHPDGEELQGTSVRLTRGDIDYHLPLPGDHNLENLRAALCVCEHIGCDAETLAGAVRGFRGVARRFSITQTRQGITVVDDFAHNPAKISAAVTAARGLAGRIIAVYQPHGFGPTRFLRNEYIAAFRSLFRESDSLYLLPIYYAGGTAQKDISSQDIIDGLSPVPFHSEAVQDRKQLLERLSADAKQGDCIMVMGARDPSLPALVRKIIEMFEGPF